A genomic region of Pseudomonas abietaniphila contains the following coding sequences:
- a CDS encoding LysR family transcriptional regulator — protein sequence MNRNDLRKIDFSLLIVFETLMHERNLTRAGEKLFLCQPSISASLNRLRQYFDDPLFIRIGRTMEPTSRAFEIQQNLTPALDTMAAALSHVNEFDPLTSNAVFRIGLSDDVEYSLLPSLLRQLRMEAPSVSFVVRRTDHLTMPNQLVTGEVSLGVCHSRDLPANAKRKCLRGIRPMVLSANSITHDLDLDEYCKRPHVSVSLNGEVTDSIDRSLNSLGRRRHVVLAVPQYSALKTLIEGTDMVAVVPEYVACTMIGQGGLRMDPMPIVVPELELSMSWNATLDNDPGERWLRNRVAHHLSESGKLISSLVTAKRAA from the coding sequence ATGAACAGAAATGATCTCCGCAAAATCGACTTCAGCCTTTTGATTGTTTTCGAAACGCTGATGCACGAACGCAACCTGACCCGTGCCGGTGAAAAGCTGTTTCTTTGCCAACCGTCGATCAGTGCTTCATTGAACCGTCTGCGCCAGTACTTTGATGATCCCCTCTTTATCCGGATCGGCCGCACCATGGAACCCACCAGTCGTGCGTTCGAAATCCAGCAGAACTTGACGCCCGCTCTGGACACTATGGCCGCAGCGCTGAGCCATGTGAATGAATTCGACCCATTAACCAGCAATGCTGTCTTCCGTATCGGGCTTTCCGATGATGTGGAATATTCCTTACTGCCAAGCCTGTTGCGCCAGTTGAGAATGGAAGCGCCCAGTGTCAGTTTTGTCGTGCGCCGCACCGATCATTTGACCATGCCCAATCAACTGGTGACGGGTGAGGTATCGCTCGGCGTTTGCCACAGCCGCGACCTGCCCGCCAACGCCAAGAGAAAGTGTCTGCGTGGAATCCGTCCGATGGTATTAAGCGCCAATTCGATCACTCACGATCTTGACCTGGACGAATATTGCAAACGTCCACATGTCTCGGTCTCGCTGAATGGCGAAGTAACGGACTCCATTGATCGGTCACTCAATTCGCTCGGACGTCGACGTCATGTTGTACTTGCCGTCCCGCAATACAGTGCACTCAAAACACTGATTGAAGGGACAGACATGGTCGCCGTTGTACCAGAATATGTGGCCTGCACCATGATCGGACAAGGCGGACTGCGCATGGATCCGATGCCGATAGTGGTGCCGGAACTTGAACTGTCAATGTCCTGGAACGCGACACTGGATAACGATCCTGGCGAACGCTGGCTTCGCAACCGGGTTGCCCACCATCTATCAGAGAGCGGCAAGCTGATAAGTTCACTGGTGACAGCGAAACGCGCGGCATGA
- a CDS encoding response regulator transcription factor, whose product MSKVPVISIVDDDASGRIALSSLVRSLGYKPCLFASAEDFLASTHRDDTDCLISDVQMPGMTGLELLDELINNGQDIPMILITAYPEETVRRRAEDAGAVGFLSKPFDGQVMIDCIEAIFARA is encoded by the coding sequence ATGAGCAAAGTACCTGTGATTTCCATTGTTGATGACGACGCGTCCGGTCGCATCGCGTTGAGCAGCCTTGTGCGTTCGTTGGGCTACAAACCCTGTCTTTTTGCCTCCGCTGAAGACTTTTTGGCGTCCACGCATCGCGACGACACCGACTGCCTGATCTCAGATGTGCAGATGCCTGGAATGACAGGCCTGGAACTGCTGGATGAACTCATTAATAACGGGCAGGACATCCCCATGATCTTGATCACGGCTTACCCCGAGGAGACTGTGCGCAGGCGTGCAGAGGATGCCGGCGCTGTGGGTTTCCTCAGCAAGCCGTTCGATGGTCAAGTGATGATTGATTGCATCGAAGCCATTTTCGCAAGAGCCTGA
- a CDS encoding response regulator transcription factor, giving the protein MNRDTSPHRSTDTSPIVFVVDDEASMREALASLFRSVGVRVETFSSAAEFLERPDPDAPSCLVLDVRLQGSSGLDFQRQLIEANINLPIIFMTGHGDIAMSVKAMKAGALDFLVKPFRDQDLLDAVSAAHRTDASRRELRKQDSGLHACYQLLTAREREVMAYAARGLMNKQIASEMNLSEITVKIHRGHAMKKMQAKSFADLVRMAESLGIGEKR; this is encoded by the coding sequence TTGAACCGAGATACTTCACCCCATCGTTCTACCGACACTTCGCCAATCGTCTTTGTCGTCGACGATGAAGCCTCCATGCGCGAAGCCTTGGCCAGCCTGTTCCGCTCAGTGGGCGTCCGCGTCGAAACATTCTCCTCTGCGGCAGAGTTTCTCGAGCGACCGGATCCGGACGCACCTAGCTGCCTGGTGCTGGATGTGCGTCTGCAAGGATCAAGTGGCCTGGATTTTCAGCGTCAGTTGATCGAGGCGAACATCAATTTGCCCATCATCTTCATGACGGGGCATGGCGACATCGCAATGTCAGTGAAAGCAATGAAAGCGGGGGCTCTGGATTTTCTTGTCAAACCTTTCCGCGATCAGGACTTGCTGGATGCGGTATCCGCGGCGCACCGCACGGATGCCTCCCGTCGAGAACTCCGCAAACAGGACTCCGGGTTGCACGCCTGCTATCAATTGCTGACGGCTCGGGAACGTGAAGTCATGGCTTATGCCGCCCGGGGTTTGATGAACAAACAAATAGCCAGCGAGATGAACCTGAGTGAAATCACGGTAAAGATCCACCGCGGTCATGCCATGAAAAAAATGCAGGCAAAGTCGTTTGCCGATTTGGTTCGAATGGCCGAGTCGTTAGGTATTGGAGAGAAACGCTGA
- a CDS encoding PAS domain-containing sensor histidine kinase: protein MKIITEPTLAVRLLSRSFVNSVQLKRLGAVALSSAIFVIDIASSIHVAIAVLYVAVILISVNLFSRRGVIGVSFVCIGLTLTAFLIGHGFELYDGSFARFLVSLSAIGITTVLALKNKSATDELQEQVRLLAQTHDAIIVRDMNHIITKWSAGAEALYGWTTSQAVGQDFRALLNPQLMTTWDQMMTCLLETGHWEGEVIEHCRDGACVTVVSRCSLSRGADNQPKAILATHNDISDRKRAIEALQRSEAFLAGAQWLSQTGSIGLKIPSGEMYWSKEARRIFEFDADELPILTSILEKTHPDDIEIVKSAIKKAWQKDPYIKTEYRLSMADGRIKHLQMLAQRVKDGDEGSEYVGALMDVTDTRMAEEALHRSEAQLAHFSRVATLGELAASIAHEVNQPLAAVATNGTAGLRWLNRDTPNIGEVRSAIERMVSETHRASEVIRRIRAMARKAEPQKAALNLVEIIDESLALVDRELKRNKVELERGFELESVSVTGDRVQLQQVIINLLMNGMQAMVNAKIKRRALRLRLLNSDAGSISFEIKDSGPGIAADRMPLLFMAFYTTKPEGMGMGLSICRSIIEAHGGRIWATSEPGDGAVFHLSLPISPWEQP from the coding sequence ATGAAAATCATAACTGAACCGACGCTGGCTGTTAGATTGTTGTCCCGCTCTTTTGTCAATTCCGTCCAGCTAAAGCGGCTTGGGGCAGTTGCTCTCTCAAGCGCCATCTTCGTTATCGACATCGCGAGTTCCATCCACGTTGCGATTGCGGTGCTCTACGTCGCCGTCATACTCATTTCTGTCAACCTGTTCTCCAGACGGGGCGTCATAGGCGTGTCGTTTGTTTGCATCGGCCTGACGCTGACTGCTTTTCTGATAGGCCACGGCTTTGAGTTATACGATGGCAGTTTCGCGCGTTTTCTCGTCAGCCTCTCTGCGATCGGCATCACGACTGTGCTGGCGCTCAAGAATAAATCCGCCACCGATGAATTGCAGGAGCAGGTAAGGCTGCTGGCACAGACCCATGACGCAATCATCGTGAGAGACATGAACCACATCATCACCAAATGGAGCGCAGGGGCCGAGGCGCTGTATGGCTGGACAACATCTCAAGCAGTGGGTCAAGACTTTCGCGCACTCTTGAATCCCCAACTGATGACCACCTGGGACCAAATGATGACTTGCCTTCTTGAGACGGGTCATTGGGAGGGTGAAGTGATCGAGCATTGTCGCGACGGAGCCTGCGTGACGGTGGTGAGCCGGTGCTCGTTGTCGCGGGGAGCCGACAATCAACCGAAAGCCATTCTCGCCACTCACAACGATATTTCCGACCGCAAGCGAGCGATCGAAGCCCTCCAGCGCAGCGAGGCGTTCCTCGCGGGTGCACAGTGGTTGAGCCAGACGGGAAGCATTGGTCTCAAAATCCCCAGCGGTGAAATGTACTGGTCAAAAGAAGCACGGCGGATATTCGAATTCGATGCCGATGAACTCCCCATACTGACCAGCATTCTGGAAAAAACCCACCCGGACGACATTGAGATCGTCAAATCAGCCATCAAAAAGGCCTGGCAGAAAGATCCCTACATCAAGACGGAATATCGGCTTTCAATGGCTGACGGTCGGATCAAGCACCTGCAGATGTTGGCTCAGCGCGTGAAGGATGGAGACGAAGGCAGCGAATATGTGGGTGCACTGATGGACGTTACGGACACAAGGATGGCTGAGGAAGCACTGCACCGATCAGAAGCCCAGCTTGCTCACTTCAGCCGGGTTGCGACGCTTGGCGAACTCGCCGCATCCATCGCTCATGAAGTCAACCAGCCATTGGCGGCGGTCGCCACCAATGGCACCGCCGGCCTGCGTTGGTTGAACCGCGACACGCCTAATATAGGGGAAGTACGCAGCGCAATCGAACGGATGGTCAGTGAAACGCACCGGGCGAGTGAAGTGATTCGGCGAATCCGGGCCATGGCTCGCAAAGCAGAACCGCAGAAAGCCGCGTTGAACCTGGTCGAAATCATCGATGAGTCTCTGGCCCTCGTCGACAGGGAACTCAAGCGCAACAAGGTGGAGCTGGAGCGTGGTTTTGAACTTGAGTCCGTCTCGGTGACCGGCGACCGAGTCCAGCTGCAGCAGGTCATCATCAATTTGCTCATGAACGGCATGCAGGCAATGGTCAACGCAAAGATCAAGCGTCGCGCCCTGCGCCTTCGCCTGCTGAATTCCGACGCCGGCTCGATCTCTTTTGAGATCAAAGACAGCGGCCCGGGCATTGCCGCCGATCGTATGCCCCTGTTGTTTATGGCCTTCTATACGACAAAACCGGAAGGAATGGGCATGGGGCTGTCCATTTGCAGATCGATTATCGAGGCTCATGGTGGCCGGATCTGGGCAACCTCAGAACCGGGAGATGGCGCCGTTTTTCATTTGTCATTACCGATAAGTCCGTGGGAGCAACCTTGA
- a CDS encoding lecithin retinol acyltransferase family protein yields the protein MNMRLADITRKLSSLFFTSALVDVNPASCVSNESSENEMHVCVPGSGLSSTHHSTPTKLTRVEVGRDLIPAGSHLISPRKFYVHHGIYLGNGKVAHYSGLSGSLRAGPIEVTDLHQFAHGSSIWIYQDQPAFSNDEIVVRACSRIGEAQYKILSNNCEHFCNWCINGTSYSAQVIEYIHCPLRVLRQIFCQKAGLIA from the coding sequence ATGAACATGCGGCTCGCAGATATCACCCGCAAATTGTCTTCACTGTTCTTCACGTCTGCTTTGGTCGACGTGAATCCTGCGTCCTGCGTGAGCAACGAGTCCTCTGAAAATGAAATGCATGTCTGTGTGCCCGGGAGCGGTCTTTCATCGACGCATCACAGCACCCCTACCAAGCTGACACGGGTTGAAGTGGGGCGTGACCTGATCCCCGCTGGATCCCATTTGATAAGTCCACGCAAATTCTACGTCCATCACGGCATCTACCTGGGTAACGGAAAGGTGGCGCATTACTCGGGATTAAGCGGATCCCTGCGGGCCGGCCCTATTGAAGTCACCGATCTCCATCAATTTGCCCACGGGAGTTCAATCTGGATTTATCAAGACCAGCCTGCTTTTTCGAACGATGAGATCGTCGTTCGCGCCTGTTCAAGAATTGGTGAGGCACAGTACAAAATACTCTCGAACAACTGCGAACATTTTTGCAACTGGTGCATTAATGGCACCAGCTACAGCGCTCAGGTGATCGAATACATTCACTGCCCGTTGCGCGTGCTGCGCCAGATTTTTTGCCAAAAAGCGGGTCTCATCGCTTAA
- a CDS encoding LysR family transcriptional regulator, whose translation MSKMPDFEGLAMFAKVAEERSFAAAARVMGVSVATVSRGVSRLEDRLGARLLNRTSRQLALTEFGRSIAESASQLYRDAEETEGMARELSSQPKGLVRLAIPMTFGLKWVAPILPEFLQAYPEVSIDLHLADASVDLIGDGFDAAIRIAVLPDSSLVARRLAPVSRYLVASPAYLERFGHPERPQDLESRNCLGYAYRAQNDVWRLHDKAGTEVSVTPTGSLRVTNVDALVPALLSGIAIAELPEFVASEYLRDGRLQRVLPDWSMQLGGVYLVTPSARTRPAKIDVLFDFLIRKLSNPSWQLTAT comes from the coding sequence ATGTCGAAGATGCCCGATTTTGAAGGCTTGGCGATGTTTGCGAAGGTCGCAGAAGAGCGCTCCTTCGCAGCCGCAGCGCGGGTGATGGGCGTTTCCGTCGCAACGGTATCCCGCGGCGTCAGCCGACTTGAAGACAGATTGGGGGCTCGACTGCTGAACCGTACCTCACGTCAACTGGCATTGACTGAGTTCGGTCGCAGCATCGCGGAGAGCGCCAGCCAGCTGTATCGGGACGCAGAAGAGACCGAAGGCATGGCGCGGGAGCTGTCGTCACAACCGAAAGGTCTGGTGCGCCTGGCGATCCCGATGACATTCGGACTCAAATGGGTCGCCCCTATCCTCCCGGAATTTCTCCAAGCCTATCCTGAAGTCTCAATCGACCTGCATCTCGCTGACGCCTCTGTCGACCTGATTGGCGATGGTTTTGATGCCGCAATCAGAATTGCCGTGCTGCCTGACTCCTCATTGGTCGCTCGACGACTCGCTCCGGTTTCCCGATACCTTGTTGCGTCTCCAGCCTATCTGGAACGTTTCGGCCATCCTGAGCGCCCCCAGGATCTGGAGAGCCGAAACTGTCTTGGCTACGCGTATCGGGCCCAGAATGATGTATGGCGGTTGCACGACAAAGCGGGAACCGAAGTGAGTGTCACGCCGACGGGCTCTCTGCGTGTCACCAATGTGGATGCCCTCGTCCCGGCGTTACTCTCAGGTATTGCGATTGCTGAACTGCCCGAATTCGTCGCCAGCGAGTACTTGAGGGACGGTCGGTTGCAAAGAGTGCTACCGGATTGGTCAATGCAGCTGGGCGGCGTGTACTTGGTGACGCCCTCGGCACGTACCCGCCCGGCAAAGATAGACGTTCTGTTTGATTTCCTTATCCGGAAACTGTCCAACCCGTCCTGGCAGTTGACCGCAACATGA
- a CDS encoding SDR family oxidoreductase yields MSRKLEGKVAIVTGGSTGIGLATAIQFAKEGAYVYITGRRQAELDRAVLEIGNAKGVRVDSSKLSELDALYAQVKAEKGQIDVLFVNAGGGSLLSLEKVTEEHFDDTFGRNVKGVLFTVQKALPLLAKGASVILTGSTAASGGTPDFSVYAASKAAVRSFARNWILDLKGRDIRINTLSPGPIETPGLVELAGPDKAHQQGLLDHFASLIPLGRVGRPEEVAKAAVFLASDDSSFINGSEMFVDGGIAQI; encoded by the coding sequence ATGTCACGTAAACTTGAAGGCAAAGTCGCCATTGTGACCGGTGGATCCACCGGGATTGGTTTGGCGACGGCTATTCAGTTTGCCAAGGAAGGCGCCTATGTCTACATCACCGGCCGACGTCAGGCTGAGCTGGACAGGGCGGTGCTGGAAATTGGCAACGCGAAAGGCGTTCGTGTCGACTCGTCCAAGCTCTCGGAACTGGATGCGCTCTATGCCCAGGTCAAGGCTGAAAAAGGCCAGATCGACGTGCTGTTTGTCAATGCGGGCGGCGGATCGTTGCTGTCCCTGGAGAAGGTGACTGAGGAACACTTCGACGACACCTTCGGACGTAACGTCAAAGGTGTGCTGTTCACTGTTCAGAAGGCATTGCCACTGCTCGCAAAAGGCGCCTCCGTGATTCTCACCGGTTCTACGGCCGCAAGCGGCGGTACTCCGGACTTTAGCGTGTACGCAGCTTCGAAAGCTGCGGTTCGGTCTTTTGCCCGTAACTGGATTCTAGATCTGAAAGGTCGCGATATTCGAATCAACACCCTTAGCCCCGGTCCGATCGAAACACCAGGTCTTGTAGAGTTGGCGGGGCCAGACAAGGCTCACCAGCAGGGCTTGCTTGATCACTTCGCGTCGCTGATCCCTCTGGGCCGAGTAGGGCGTCCGGAAGAAGTGGCCAAAGCCGCTGTGTTCCTGGCTTCCGACGACTCGAGCTTCATCAACGGCAGCGAAATGTTCGTCGACGGCGGTATTGCCCAGATCTGA